The Neorhodopirellula lusitana DNA window AAAGTGGTGGCGGCCGAAGGTGGAATAAATTGATTTCGCCGATCTCACTGGAAGATGAAATCAAGCGGGTGAAGCTGAAGTACGACGCTTCGATTACCACCCCGGGAGCTTTCAACGGTGGTGGTTACCAGGACGCGCGATTGCAATTGAGCATTCTGGCATCGCTGTTCGCGGTAATCTCGGAGTACTCCGGTGACGTGCGTTGGAAGTCGGATGCAAGGACGGCACGAGACCTCACGGCGAAAACGGCGCTGGCTTGCGCCGCTGGATCGACGCCCGTTTACAAAGAGGCTCAGCTTCGTAAAGCCGATTTACAGGATTTGGTTTCAGGTGCCGGGTTGTCGGCATCCAAAACGGCTGATGAGGAAAATGATTGGTCGATGATTGTCGACCGTGGCCCAATGATGGAGTATGCCGAAAGCCTACTCGACTTGATTGGCGATCAATCACGCGATGCGGCGACCACGAAAGAGAACGCGGATTCGGTGCGGCGGCTGGCCGAACTAATCGCTGTTTTAGGCGAGGTATTAGTTCAAGAAGGCATGGACGATGCCGACGACGAAGACTACGCCAAGTTCAGTCACGCAATGACGCAAGCCGCGACTTCCGTTGTCGCCGCAATCGAGCGGCAGGACTTCGAGGCGGTGCGTGGATCCGTGGGCGCGATTACGCAAAGCTGCAGCGACTGCCACGAAGAGTATCGTTAGGCAGGGCATTGGCTGTTGAGCATCAAGTTAGGCAACCGCGGAAGTTGCTTCTGTGCTCGTTTCTTCCGTCTTGGCAGTGGTGCGTCGGCGACGTTTCTTTGGCTTTGTGATGCCCCATTCTTTGGTGAGCATTTCAAAGACTTCCGGAGTTTCATAGCGAACGACGTTTTTGCCTTCGGGCATGGGACCGATCAGTCCACGGAAGACCGGCATTCCACGTAGGGCAAGGTCGGTGCTGCAGTCATCGATACCAATTTGTTCGTGCGAGTCGGTTAAGGGATCGACGTTGGGGTAATCGCGGATTTGCAAACTGCCATCACTACCGCGGGCAACTACCCGGAACGTGTCTTTTTTAGCCATGGAAATTCTCTCGATTCGTGTCTGAGTGGGGGGAGGGCAAGGCGATGATCGGCACGAGGAAGATCCGGCGGCTGCGGCGGTGTGGGTGCCGAGCATGCGAGCGACCACCGTCTTAGGGGAGGGTGTGGTGGACGTCGGATCAACCTAGTGCCGATCGATCAAACGCTTCGCAATGAAGCGAGCGTCGTCATTCGATGTGGGGAACCCTTCCGTTATCGGCATCGGTCTGGAGTGTGTTGATGGTTCGTCGAGTACGCGGCACAACCGTTGTGGGTTGGAATAACGTCTTGGAGTGGAAGAAACAGTCCAAACGATCGAAACGGAACAACCCAGCGAAAGCAAACCAGCGAAATGCTCACAGTGATGCCTGTGCGGGTATCAAGGTTGAATGACTTCAACCTATCGCAGCTAAAGCTCCCCACGTCGTGTTTGGGAGAGCGGGTTATGGGAGGCGTGAGGTCCGATTGGGCGACGTTCGAACCGTGGGTGTCGTTTGCCAGTAACTGGACGAAAGAACGCGAGCAATCCGCATGATTGCACCAATCGGTGGTTTGCGTACACTTTTGCGTTTCAGCGCGGCTGTGATTATCGAGCCGCTTTCATTCTTCGACGCATAGGTTGATGCAAGTGCAAACTCGTAAACTAGGGAACACGGATCTACAACTGCCGGTGATTGGTTTCGGAGCCTCCTCACTTGGTGCTGAGTTTCGCGACGTTCAATTGGATGAGGTTTTCGCCAGTGTGCGGGTTGCCCTCGAGTTGGGAATGAATCTGATTGACACTTCGGCGTATTACGGACGCGGGATGTCAGAGGTGCTGTTAGGCATCGAACTTCAGAATGTGCCCCGCGACAGCTACATGTTGTGCAGTAAATTGGGGCGGTACACGCCAGACCATTTTGATTTTTCGGCCAAACGCGTTGGTGAGAGCGTGGACGTGAGTCTGCATCGTTTGCGCACCGATCATCTGGACATCATGCTTTGTCATGATATTGAGTTCGTGCCGCTCAATCAGATCATCGAAGAAACCTTGCCAGCCCTTCGTAAGGCTCAGGAGTCGGGGAAGGTGCGTTACATCGGCATCAGCGGTTACCCGATGAAGATCTTTAAGGAGGTCGCAGCGAAGGCTGATCTGGACTGCATTCTTTCCTACAACCAATACACTTTGCAAAACACTCGGTTGGCTGATGAGGTGGTGCCGGAGTTGAAGCCGAAGGGGGTTGGCATCATGAATGCGGGGCCGTTTGCGGCTCGCTTGTTAACCAATGCACCGTTGCCGGAATGGCACAAAGATTCCGAAGAGGTGAAGGCGGCCGCTCGCCGTGCAGCCAAGCTGTGTGCGGATAACGGAGTCGACATTGCACATGCGGCGTTGCAGTTTTCTT harbors:
- a CDS encoding cytochrome c is translated as MSRVFFPDLSKAFRGERPTLSSLRKAGAEAATAEAEGEGESESGGGRRWNKLISPISLEDEIKRVKLKYDASITTPGAFNGGGYQDARLQLSILASLFAVISEYSGDVRWKSDARTARDLTAKTALACAAGSTPVYKEAQLRKADLQDLVSGAGLSASKTADEENDWSMIVDRGPMMEYAESLLDLIGDQSRDAATTKENADSVRRLAELIAVLGEVLVQEGMDDADDEDYAKFSHAMTQAATSVVAAIERQDFEAVRGSVGAITQSCSDCHEEYR
- a CDS encoding aldo/keto reductase, with the protein product MQVQTRKLGNTDLQLPVIGFGASSLGAEFRDVQLDEVFASVRVALELGMNLIDTSAYYGRGMSEVLLGIELQNVPRDSYMLCSKLGRYTPDHFDFSAKRVGESVDVSLHRLRTDHLDIMLCHDIEFVPLNQIIEETLPALRKAQESGKVRYIGISGYPMKIFKEVAAKADLDCILSYNQYTLQNTRLADEVVPELKPKGVGIMNAGPFAARLLTNAPLPEWHKDSEEVKAAARRAAKLCADNGVDIAHAALQFSCANEDLATTIAGSANPDNIRKWASWLDTPIDDALMAEVIQIFEPVKNISHPEGLPENN